AAAGCAAGCGAAATTTTAGAACTCATAAAAAAACTTTCAGATTAGAAAAACAATGGTAGATAACGAAATAGATTTTACAAATTGCGAAAAAAGCTCCAAAAGCTATGGTGGATTTTGTGGAACAAAAGTAGGCATAATATATAATGACGAAGATTATATGCTGAAATTTCCTCCAAAGCTAGTTGCTGCAGCACATTTAAATTTTATGAATGCTTGCGTTACCGAGCATATATCTTGTAGTATTTTAAAAACATTAGATATACAAACACAAGACACAATCCTTGGAACATATGACGATAAAGTTGTTGTAGCTTGTAAAGACTTTATAGAGCCAAATGAATTTATGATAGATTTTGTTACCTATCAAGAAAAAATAGCAAATGGATATGATGCCGATCTAGGAAATATATTAAACACAATAGAAGCAAAAAATCAATTTGCAGTTGATGAAAAAGAAATGAAAGAAATGTTTTGGGATATGTTTATAGCAGATGCATTACTCGCAAACTCAGATAGACATAATGGCAACTGGGGTTTTATTGCAAATGTAGATACTCAAACATATAAAAGACCAGCTCCAGTATTTGATTGCGGTTGCTCTCTTTTTTCACAATTTAATGAGCTAGAAATGAAAAATATTTTGCTCAATAAAAAAGACTTAAACAAAATAGTTTATGATTTTCCTCCATCAGTTATACGGAAAAAGAATGAGAAAATTAATCCATATAATTTTTTAATAAAAACAA
This sequence is a window from Campylobacter concisus. Protein-coding genes within it:
- a CDS encoding HipA domain-containing protein; protein product: MVDNEIDFTNCEKSSKSYGGFCGTKVGIIYNDEDYMLKFPPKLVAAAHLNFMNACVTEHISCSILKTLDIQTQDTILGTYDDKVVVACKDFIEPNEFMIDFVTYQEKIANGYDADLGNILNTIEAKNQFAVDEKEMKEMFWDMFIADALLANSDRHNGNWGFIANVDTQTYKRPAPVFDCGCSLFSQFNELEMKNILLNKKDLNKIVYDFPPSVIRKKNEKINPYNFLIKTRNQDCINSLKKIGSKIDLNKINEIISSTPYISDTHKKFLQTVIQARKEKIIDLAIEKQLEHEKKRNRLLYFISLKLHQSKDKNLEKDKEKDKNLDRW